A DNA window from Pleuronectes platessa chromosome 19, fPlePla1.1, whole genome shotgun sequence contains the following coding sequences:
- the anxa4 gene encoding annexin A4 has translation MAAIGNRGTVTEAAGFDPEADAQRLRGAMKGTGTDEKVVIEVLAHRTIAQRQRIKEAFKQAVGKDLADELSSELSGNFRAVVLGLLMLAPVYDAYELRTAMKGAGTEEACLVDILASRTNPEIKTITGVFKKEYGKDLEDAVCGDTSGMFQRVLVSLLTAGRDEGDKVDEAQVAIDAKEIFEAGEARWGTDEVKFLTVLCVRNRNHLMRVFEDYQKISGRDIEDSIKREMSGCLEDIFLAIVKCMRNKPAFFAEKLYKSMKGLGTTDSVLIRIVVARAEIDMLDIKAQFLKMYGKTLPSFIKGDTSGDYRKILLELVGGE, from the exons ATGGCCGCA ATTGGAAACCGAGGAACAGTGACTGAGGCAGCAGGTTTCGACCCAGAAGCCGATGCCCAGAGGCTCAGAGGAGCCATGAagggaactg GCACTGACGAGAAGGTGGTCATCGAAGTCCTCGCACACCGGACTATCGCCCAGAGGCAGCGCATCAAAGAGGCCTTCAAACAAGCAGTGGGGAAG GACCTGGCGGATGAGCTGTCCTCCGAGCTGAGTGGGAACTTCCGGGCCGTCGTTCTCGGTCTGCTGATGCTGGCACCCGTGTACGACGCCTACGAGCTGAGAACCGCCATGAAG GGGGCTGGAACAGAGGAGGCTTGTCTCGTCGATATTCTCGCTTCAAGGACAAATCCTGAAATAAAAACCATCACTGGCGTCTTCAAGAAAG AATATGGGAAAGACCTGGAAGATGCTGTGTGTGGAGACACATCTGGAATGTTTCAGAGAGTCTTGGTCTCTCTACTCACA GCAGGACGGGATGAGGGGGATAAAGTGGACGAGGCCCAGGTTGCTATAGACGCCAAG GAAATCTTTGAGGCCGGTGAGGCTCGATGGGGCACGGACGAGGTGAAATTCCTCACCGTGCTTTGTGTGAGGAACCGAAACCATCTGATGCGAG TGTTCGAGGACTATCAGAAGATTTCTGGACGAGACATCGAGGACAGCATCAAGAGGGAGATGTCCGGCTGTCTGGAGGACATCTTCCTGGCCATAG TGAAATGCATGAGGAACAAACCAGCGTTCTTTGCAGAGAAATTATACAAATCCATGAAG GGGCTGGGCACCACTGACAGTGTGCTCATCAGAATTGTGGTCGCCAGGGCTGAGATCGACATGTTGGACATCAAGGCTCAGTTCCTGAAGATGTACGGCAAGACCCTGCCCTCCTTCATCAAG GGAGACACATCCGGCGACTACCGCAAAATCCTGCTGGAGCTGGTTGGAGGCGAGTAA